The DNA window caaatcaaccccaaattgattcaaaccttccagacctattccatatatcccaaataacattcctaaagcatcaaacctacccagaatgcacagaaagGAAaaacaccatgtgagctccaagctttgagtttaaactcaaacttggctaaagctcactcacaagcctcaaagctagcttagaatcacataatcaagcatagaaacactgcagaaaacaaaacctaattcatgcaataactacagccaccaaattctcaatttttactttgaaaacctTAGCTtcttaacaagaaaattaaccaactcaagcaagaacaactagcatgcatttcaacctaactaaacataattaattcaacattttagacatagaaataacaacaacaacaacaacaagcagcaacatcatcaaaattcctccatgcattactcatctttttcatcaaaatttcaagaaaacaaaggaagaaaactagacaagaattaccttgatTAGAAACACTCTAACTTGCTGAAAATTACTTGAAAATGAAGAGGAAAATCCACTCTTCTagctgcctcaaatggccgaaaatgagagaggaaaagagggagagctttttgagaaatttgtaatttttctaagtttgggaaaaaatgaaataaaagccacATAATCccattttattcagccaacaattaatcaaataaacacttatttttcaataataatttcactagaagacaaaacactaatggggcaaaaagaccattttgcccctccaccataaaaccacataaatcatactaaaggggtatttttgggaaattctaaattcccggccattttcgacattcccaatgtctaaaaccagtcccaaactactaacatactaaattgtgatttctactgagccaaacgccgagttccaaaataccgggcaccggaaatgcaaaatatgaaaactactgaataacataaccatgcatttctgaattccataaataacagtataataaattatttaaatagctataaataattttcataattaatcataattaactgctaatttccaaattaactaagcgggctttacaatagcCGTCAACATACTTTGCAAAAAGTGCCATTCAACTCTGTCAAACGCCTTACTCATATCGAGTTTAATAGCTGCATATCCTTGTTTCCCTCTCTTTAAATGCTTTAGAGAATGTAATAACTCAAAAGCAATCAGAACATTATCAGTGATAAGCTGAGATTCAAGAAAAGCACTTTGAGATTCTAATATGACTAAGGATAGGAAAGGCTTCAAACGAAGCACAATTGATTTCGAAACCAGCTTGTATAACACATTGCAAAGACTGATAGGTCTCAACTGCGACATGGTAGAAGGCTTTTTAACTTTCGGAATCAGTGTAATAAGAGTTTGATTAAAGCTAGCAGGACTCGCACCCTCATTAAGCACTTTTAACACTGCTGCAGTAACCAAGTTCCCAACTATGTGCCAATAGTTAGTATAAAACATCACAGACATACCGTCCAAACCAGGACTGTTATCATCCACCATTGATGTGAGAGCATTGTAAACTTCAGTAGCAGAAAAAGGTTTGCTTAAATCAGCATTCATCTCAGCTGTTATAGAGCAAGGAATAGTGGAAATAACTCTGTGAACTGCTTCTCGATCAACACCATCAGTagtgaatatattttgaaaataactctCAATGACACCACACAAACCAGAGTGAGAAGTGTGCACAATACCATTATCATCTGTGAGGGATTTGATATTATTTGTATTCCTCCTTGTGGTCGCTTTTTGATGAAAATATCGAGTGTTAGAGTCACCCGATTTCAGCCAAGAGGAACGAGAACGTTGCTGCCAGTAGGCTTCTTCTTGAGACAGAAGATCGTCCAACACATTTTCACTTTGTTTCAGGTCATCAAAGTGAGTAGTAGATGTATCTAAAGAATTGTTTAACGCTGTCACTTTTTCTTGGGAGAGTCTGATTTTTTTAGGCAAGTCTCCAAATTTTGATCGATGCCATGCTTGTAACTTAGTTGCACAGGATTGGAAATTATCCAAGATTTGCAATGCAGGTTCTGAGCCAGTTTGAATACAATTTGCAGCAATAATAGATGAACAAGCATCTTCCTGCAACCATAGTTTTTCAAATCTAAACCGAGATTTAAACTTTGGTGGAGGGTTGTCCAAAGTAAGTGAGATTGTTGCCTTCAAAGCTCTATGATCAGATTGAAAAAAATCCAAGTGAGAAAGAACAGGCGAGGAAAAATTATCGATCCTGGCAGAGTTGACAAAGCCATAGTCCAAATGCTCTTTCACATTAACACCACGTGTGTTTTTGTTGTGCCAGGTTAATCTTTCACCCTCAAAGTTTAATTCTTGTAGACCACAGAGATCCACAGCCTTACGAAAGGCATCTATTTCCACTTCAGGTTTCATAGGACCACCAAATTTATCTGAGTGAGAAATGGTTTCATTAAAGTCACCCAGTACAAGCCATGGCAATAAGGGGGCAGTATCCTTGAGCTTTGTTAATAATTGCCAAGTAAGGTTCCTTTGAGAGACACAAGGATCACCATAAAAGCCAGAGAAGTGCCAAGAAGGGCCATCAGAGAGCGACATATAACAATCAACAAAGTTTTTACCATAATTAAGAATAGTTACATTTACATCAGATTtccaaagaaaaagaagaccACCACTAAGACCTACTCTAGGGACTTCTACACCATTAgggaattttaaaatattacgaAATTTAGTAA is part of the Cannabis sativa cultivar Pink pepper isolate KNU-18-1 chromosome 5, ASM2916894v1, whole genome shotgun sequence genome and encodes:
- the LOC133038080 gene encoding uncharacterized protein LOC133038080, whose amino-acid sequence is MIVISWNGRGLSNPRAVRQLRLLISQTSPDVIFIMESKLSVGSITKFRNILKFPNGVEVPRVGLSGGLLFLWKSDVNVTILNYGKNFVDCYMSLSDGPSWHFSGFYGDPCVSQRNLTWQLLTKLKDTAPLLPWLVLGDFNETISHSDKFGGPMKPEVEIDAFRKAVDLCGLQELNFEGERLTWHNKNTRGVNVKEHLDYGFVNSARIDNFSSPVLSHLDFFQSDHRALKATISLTLDNPPPKFKSRFRFEKLWLQEDACSSIIAANCIQTGSEPALQILDNFQSCATKLQAWHRSKFGDLPKKIRLSQEKVTALNNSLDTSTTHFDDLKQSENVLDDLLSQEEAYWQQRSRSSWLKSGDSNTRYFHQKATTRRNTNNIKSLTDDNGIVHTSHSGLCGVIESYFQNIFTTDGVDREAVHRVISTIPCSITAEMNADLSKPFSATEVYNALTSMVDDNSPGLDGMSVMFYTNYWHIVGNLVTAAVLKVLNEGASPASFNQTLITLIPKVKKPSTMSQLRPISLCNVLYKLVSKSIVLRLKPFLSLVILESQSAFLESQLITDNVLIAFELLHSLKHLKRGKQGYAAIKLDMSKAFDRVEWHFLQSMLTAIVKPA